One window of Armatimonadota bacterium genomic DNA carries:
- the recO gene encoding DNA repair protein RecO has protein sequence MPVYKAEAVVLRHRPLGEADRVLTLFTREYGRLSAVARGVRRPSSKRSGALEPFSHLRLLLARGRGALDVVAQVEVVEGTGALRTDLRRFGQAALLAELVEAATPEREPQPGLFHLLVEALRLLRRPEETPAVLWFGLHLVSLAGFQPALERCAVGGEETGSAPAWSHPLGGVVCRRHAARDPAAVRLRPELVRVLEALLAAPAAEVGRLALPPDDQSLLLELVRRYAEHRLEVRLRSPGVLERLR, from the coding sequence ATGCCGGTCTACAAGGCGGAAGCCGTGGTCCTGCGGCACCGTCCCCTGGGGGAGGCGGACCGCGTGCTGACCCTCTTCACCCGCGAGTACGGCAGGCTCTCAGCGGTGGCCCGCGGGGTGCGCAGGCCCAGCAGCAAGCGCAGCGGTGCCCTGGAGCCCTTCTCTCACCTGCGTCTGCTGCTGGCCAGGGGCCGGGGGGCCCTGGACGTGGTGGCCCAGGTGGAGGTGGTCGAGGGGACCGGCGCGCTGCGGACGGACCTGCGGCGGTTTGGCCAGGCGGCACTGCTGGCGGAGCTGGTGGAGGCGGCGACCCCGGAGCGGGAGCCGCAGCCCGGGCTCTTCCACCTCCTGGTGGAGGCGCTGCGGCTGTTGCGGCGGCCGGAGGAGACCCCGGCGGTGCTGTGGTTCGGCCTGCACCTCGTCTCCCTGGCGGGATTTCAGCCCGCGCTGGAGCGCTGCGCCGTGGGGGGAGAGGAGACCGGAAGCGCGCCCGCGTGGAGCCACCCGCTGGGGGGAGTGGTGTGCCGCCGCCACGCGGCGCGGGATCCGGCGGCGGTACGCCTGCGCCCGGAGCTGGTGCGCGTGCTGGAGGCCCTGCTGGCAGCACCGGCGGCAGAGGTGGGGAGGCTCGCCCTGCCCCCTGACGACCAGAGCCTGCTGCTGGAACTGGTGCGCCGCTACGCGGAGCATCGCCTGGAGGTGCGGCTGCGCAGCCCCGGAGTCCTGGAGCGGCTGCGCTGA
- a CDS encoding divalent metal cation transporter has translation MPGLRLRWQRTALFFAVAGPGIITAAVDNDANGVATYSTAGAHFGYALLWTLPVAAVALIVIQEMAARMGAVTGLGLADLLREQLGVRPTAGVMAVLLLANWANTVGDFAGVAGSLEIFRVPRLLGVPLAAVLVAVLVLRGGYRLVERIFLGASALYVLYAISAILARPQWEVVFQAVVVPTWRPGSEYLVLVVALVGTTIAPWMQFYHQAAVVDKGLTANDVRYERADTILGGLVTVLVAGSIIVATATTLFPQGIRVETAEDAARALAPLAGRYASLLFAVGLLNAAVFSVAIIPLSTAYAICEAFGWEAGLDRPLAQAPVFYGLFLTVLAASALVILWPGLPLIPVMVASQALNGILLPVVLVIMLRLVNDRRLMGAHTNGAAGNAVAWATTVLLVGLSLALLLVTVLQGAGGRA, from the coding sequence GTGCCCGGGCTGCGCCTCCGCTGGCAGCGGACGGCCCTGTTCTTTGCCGTCGCTGGCCCGGGGATCATTACGGCGGCAGTGGACAACGACGCCAACGGGGTGGCCACGTACTCGACGGCGGGCGCCCACTTCGGGTATGCCCTCCTGTGGACCCTGCCGGTGGCCGCGGTAGCCCTGATCGTCATTCAGGAGATGGCCGCACGCATGGGCGCGGTGACCGGCCTGGGGCTGGCCGACCTGCTGCGGGAGCAACTGGGGGTCCGCCCCACCGCCGGGGTGATGGCCGTCCTGCTGCTGGCCAACTGGGCGAACACCGTCGGCGACTTCGCCGGGGTCGCGGGGAGCCTGGAGATCTTCCGGGTCCCCCGGCTGCTGGGAGTCCCGCTGGCGGCGGTGCTGGTGGCGGTGCTGGTGCTGCGCGGCGGCTACCGACTGGTGGAGCGGATCTTCCTGGGAGCCTCCGCCCTCTACGTGCTCTACGCCATCTCCGCCATCCTGGCCCGGCCGCAGTGGGAGGTGGTCTTCCAGGCGGTGGTGGTCCCGACCTGGCGGCCGGGGTCGGAGTACCTGGTCCTGGTCGTCGCCCTGGTAGGGACCACCATCGCGCCGTGGATGCAGTTCTACCACCAGGCGGCCGTGGTGGATAAGGGACTGACGGCCAACGACGTGCGCTACGAGCGGGCGGACACGATCCTGGGAGGGCTGGTCACGGTGCTGGTGGCCGGCTCCATCATCGTGGCCACCGCAACTACCCTCTTCCCCCAGGGGATCCGCGTGGAGACGGCGGAGGACGCGGCGCGGGCGCTGGCGCCTCTGGCCGGGCGGTACGCCTCGCTGCTGTTCGCTGTGGGGCTGCTCAACGCCGCCGTCTTCTCCGTAGCCATCATCCCCCTGTCCACAGCCTACGCCATCTGCGAGGCGTTCGGCTGGGAGGCCGGGCTGGACCGCCCGCTGGCGCAGGCGCCCGTTTTCTACGGCCTCTTTCTGACCGTCCTGGCAGCGAGCGCCCTGGTCATCCTCTGGCCGGGCCTGCCCCTCATCCCGGTGATGGTGGCCTCGCAGGCCCTCAACGGGATCCTCCTTCCGGTGGTGCTGGTGATCATGCTGCGTCTGGTCAACGATCGGCGGCTGATGGGAGCGCACACCAACGGGGCGGCGGGCAACGCGGTGGCCTGGGCAACGACGGTGCTTCTGGTAGGCCTGAGCCTGGCGCTGCTGTTAGTGACCGTGCTGCAGGGTGCGGGTGGCCGCGCCTGA